The region GAGGAACTGTCGCAAGGGGAACGTCGAACTTCCGTTGGCGAGGAATCCCGGCAGCACCAGCACCGGGTGTCCATCGCCCATCGGGGCCTGGCGCAACAAGGGATAGAGCCAGGCCATCGCGCCCAGCTCGAGTACGGCCCGCCCCTCGAGCAGCTGCCAGATCAGCGCCGGGGGGCCGGACTCGGGTTCAGCCTGCGCCATTGGCTCGCTTCGCCGGCGCCTTGCGGCTGCGCGTGCGGATCGTCTTTTTCGCCCCCTCGGCCGCACAGGCCTCGCGCAACTCCTCGAAGCTCGCACGAATATCGCCCGCCAGACGCTCCACGTCGGGCGCCGCCTCGTGCGCGGAAGTGATGCTGATGGACAGGTCATCCATGTAACTGGTCACCACGATGATCAGGCCGAGCCCGTCCAGCACCGGTGCCGTGCCGAAACCCTCGAGCAGGCGCGCCGTACCCAGGTAAAGGGGAACGCGCGGACCGGGGACGTTGGTGATGACGAGGTTGAACGGCGGACGATGGTAACGCGCCAGGTGCAATCCGGAGTACAGGCCGGCGGCCGCCGTGGCCAGTGAATACGGTACGAAACGCGAGGTATCCGCAAGCGTCGCTGCGCCGATGGCATGCGTGTAGGCCTTGCTGTCGACCGCATGGCTATGGATCCGGCGCAGGCGCTCGACGGGCTTGCGCGTGCCGACTTCCAGCGGGATGAGCATGGCGGAGACCCTGTTGCCCCCCTCGTTTACCTGGTGGCGGATCGAGATCGGCGCCATGGCGACCAGGTCCTTGTCCGGCAGCCGGCCAAAGGCCTGCAGGTAACGGCGCAGTCCGCCGCTGCATACCGCGAGGACGATGTCGTTCACCGTGGTGCCTTCCACGGCCCCCCTGATCATGCGGATCTCGTCGAGCGGCAGCTTCACCGCGTCGAAACAGCGCCGAGAACTGATCGGCACGTTGAACGGGCTGCGGGGCGCCTGGAACAACATGGGCGGAGCGTGGTGATCCCGGGCCATGAATTCGCGCCCGGCACCCAGCCCGCCGCGCAGCAGGTTGGCCGCCCAGTGGAGCGTCTCGCCGGGTTCACGGAAGGCTCCGCCGAAACTGCGTTTCAGAAGACCGAGCGCCCCGGGCACCGGCCGAGGCTGTGCCGGACGTTTGGCAGCTGCCTTGCGCTTGCGGCGGCGCGGCTCGCTGCTCCAGACCGCGTTGAACATGTCGAGTGTCCCGAGACCATCCGCTGCGGCATGGTGAATACGGGAAATGACCGCAAAGCTGCCCGGCGGGAAGTCACCGGAAGCATCCAGGCCAGAGACGAAAGTGAGGTGCCAGAGTGGGCGCTCCGGGTCCAGGGGACGGGAAAACATCCGGGCGGCCAGCTCGCGCAGCCGTTCCCAGTCGCCCGGTCTCGGCAGCGCAGAGTGCTGCAGGTGCAGATCGAGATCGAAATGCGGATCCTCGATCCAGAACGGCCGTCCCAGATGCAGCGGCACTTCGACGAGCCGGCGGC is a window of Wenzhouxiangella sp. XN24 DNA encoding:
- a CDS encoding wax ester/triacylglycerol synthase family O-acyltransferase — its product is MEQLSGLDAAFVYLDSRNAPMHVGGLHVYEPVAGAFGFAEFRAHIDACLDGSPLFRRRLVEVPLHLGRPFWIEDPHFDLDLHLQHSALPRPGDWERLRELAARMFSRPLDPERPLWHLTFVSGLDASGDFPPGSFAVISRIHHAAADGLGTLDMFNAVWSSEPRRRKRKAAAKRPAQPRPVPGALGLLKRSFGGAFREPGETLHWAANLLRGGLGAGREFMARDHHAPPMLFQAPRSPFNVPISSRRCFDAVKLPLDEIRMIRGAVEGTTVNDIVLAVCSGGLRRYLQAFGRLPDKDLVAMAPISIRHQVNEGGNRVSAMLIPLEVGTRKPVERLRRIHSHAVDSKAYTHAIGAATLADTSRFVPYSLATAAAGLYSGLHLARYHRPPFNLVITNVPGPRVPLYLGTARLLEGFGTAPVLDGLGLIIVVTSYMDDLSISITSAHEAAPDVERLAGDIRASFEELREACAAEGAKKTIRTRSRKAPAKRANGAG